GCACCCGGCGGGGCGAGGCAGCCCTTCCTCTGAGCCCGGCCCGCCGCATGAGCCGTGCGACGCGATGGCGCCCGACCCCGCGTCCCCTAGAGCGGTTCGCGCTCGGAATGAATCGCTGTGGGATTCCCGAATCAGCGGAAGTCTGATTCAGCATCATGGCTGGCGATGGGGGGCCAGTCATGATGCCCAAGCTGCTCTCTGAGGATCTTCGCCTTCGCGTGGTTCGCGCCATCGACGATGGAATGTCCCGCCGGCAGGCCGCGGCGCGGTTCGAGGTCGCCCCGTCCACGGCGATCCGATGGTACGAGGCTTGGCAACGCACCGGCTCATGCCGCGCCAAGCGCCAGGGCGGCGACCGCTGGTCCCACGTCACCGAAGCCCACGCCGAGCGCATCCTCGCGATCCTGGACGGCACCGGCGACATCACCCTGGTCGAGCTGAAGGCAAGGCTCGGTGAGAGCGGCGGCACGGTCTCCATCTCGGCGCTGTCGCGCTTCTTCCGTCGCCACGGGATCACGCGCAAAAAAAGACCGGCCACGCGGCCGAGCAGGACCGCGCGGATGTCCTTGCCCGGCGGCACGCCTGGTTCGACGGGCAGGACGAGCTCGACGCCGAGCGCCTGATCTTCATCGACGAGACCTGGGCCAACACGAAGATGGCCCGCACCCACGGCCGCTGCGCCCGGGGGACAAGGCTGCGCATGCCGCTGCCGTTCGGCCATTGGAAGACGACCACGCTGGTCGCCGGGCTCTCGCTGTCCGGGATCGTCGCGCCTATGGTGCTCGACCGGGCGATCAACGGCGTATGGTTCGAGACCTACGTGGAGCAGGTTCTCGCACCATGCCTGTCGCCGGGCGACGTCGTCGTGATGGACAACCTCGGCAGTCACAAGGGTTGGCGCGTTCGCGACCTGATCGAGAGCGCCGGGGCGAGGCTCGTGTTCCTCCCGCCCTACAGCCCCGACTTCAACCCGATCGAGATGGCCTTCGCCAAGATCAAGGCGCTCCTTCGAAAGGCGGCGGAGCGAACCGTCGATGACCTGTGGGACCGCATCGGCGCGGTCCTCGACCTCGTCACGCCAGACGAAGCCCGAGCCTACTTCCGAGCCGCCGGCTATGACCCGGACTGAGCGCGAAGTGCTCTAGAGCGGAGCACGGCGTGAACGCGCGGCGCGCCATAAATGCCGGCGCTTGCCTCGTGGACAACCCGGATGCGCTGCAGCAAGACCCTGTTCTCACCGGCGCGCCGGCTCTCCGGCCGACCCCTCCAGGCATAGTACCCACTCGATGAGAGCCCCAGCACGCGGCACATCATCCGAACCGGCCACACGCCGCGATGCTCATCCACGAACCCGAACGTCACCGGGAGTTCCGAAGATGCGCGCGGCTTCTTTTAGGATGTCGCGCTCCATCCGGGCCTTCTGAAGCTCCCGTTTCAACCGGGCATTCTCCGATGCGAGATCGGCCAGGGACGGCGCCGCCGCCTGCGTTGGGCGGCGCCGCTGCGGCGCCGTCCCTTCCGCGCCGTACTTGGATATCCAACGCCGAAGCACCGTCTCGTGCAGCCCGAGCTCCTCGGCCACGCGCACGATCGGCTGGCCGCTCGTCGCGACACGAAGGGCCACCTCTCGCTTGAACGCCTCCGGAAAGACCCGCCGTCGCCTCTCGCTCATCCTTGGACACTCCGTCTTTGGCTCGAAAGCCTATCATCGGTGTCCACTCGAACGGGGTAGGATCATCATGGCCTAAACCTATTCCCACGCACAGTACGACCTATTCCGCAACCCAATCGAGGATCTATAGAGCTTTCGGTAGCGTCCCCGACGTCGCGCACGAAGCGGCGATGATCTGGAGACGAAACATGAGCCTGGATACGATACGAAACGTCCGGGGCGAGCCGGAGGAGCTGGTGCCGTCCCGCTACGCGCTGCGGATCGGCGACATCGACGTGCTGGTCGTCAGCGACGGTGTGCTGCCGCTCCCGACGAAGATGCTGGCCCACAACGCGGATCCTGCCGTCCGCGGCGCTTGGCTCGACGATATGTTCCTGCCGCCGGACGCCTTCGACTGGTCGCTGAACGTCGTCATGGTGCGCAGCGGCGGGCAGACCATCCTGGTCGACGCCGGGCTGGGGCTGGACCCCGATCTCAACCTGCCGCGCGCCGGGCAGACGATCAGGCGGCTGGAGTCCGCCGGGATCGATCTCGGTTCGGTGACGGACGTGGTGCTGACCCACATGCACATGGACCATGTCGGCGGGCTGCTGGTCGACGGGGTCAAGCAGCGACTGCGTCCGGATCTCAAAATACACGTGGCGGCCGCCGAGGTGAAGTTCTGGGAGGCGCCCGACTTCACCCGGGTCTCGATGCCGCCTGGGTTCCCGGACGCGCTTCGTGCGACCGCGAAGCGATTCGCCGGCGAATACCGCAATCAGCTGAACCTGTTCGACGACGAGCATGTGGTGGCGCCGGGTGTGGTCGTCCGCCGCACCGGCGGTCACACTCCGGGCCATAGCGTGGTTCGCATGGCGTCCGGGGGCGACGGGCTGACGTTTGCCGGCGACGCCGTGTTCGCGGTCGGGTTCGAGCATCCCGACTGGCACAACGGCTTCGAGCACGACCCGGAGGAGGCGGTCCGCGTCCGGCGCCGTCTGCTCATGGAGCTGGCGGCGAGCGGCGAGCAGCTGGTGGCGACACATCTGCCGTTCCCGTCCGTCGGACGGGTGGCGGTCGCCGGCGACGCGTTCCGC
This portion of the Acuticoccus sp. I52.16.1 genome encodes:
- a CDS encoding MBL fold metallo-hydrolase; the encoded protein is MSLDTIRNVRGEPEELVPSRYALRIGDIDVLVVSDGVLPLPTKMLAHNADPAVRGAWLDDMFLPPDAFDWSLNVVMVRSGGQTILVDAGLGLDPDLNLPRAGQTIRRLESAGIDLGSVTDVVLTHMHMDHVGGLLVDGVKQRLRPDLKIHVAAAEVKFWEAPDFTRVSMPPGFPDALRATAKRFAGEYRNQLNLFDDEHVVAPGVVVRRTGGHTPGHSVVRMASGGDGLTFAGDAVFAVGFEHPDWHNGFEHDPEEAVRVRRRLLMELAASGEQLVATHLPFPSVGRVAVAGDAFRWVPAFWDY
- a CDS encoding IS630 family transposase (programmed frameshift); translation: MPKLLSEDLRLRVVRAIDDGMSRRQAAARFEVAPSTAIRWYEAWQRTGSCRAKRQGGDRWSHVTEAHAERILAILDGTGDITLVELKARLGESGGTVSISALSRFFRRHGITPQKKTGHAAEQDRADVLARRHAWFDGQDELDAERLIFIDETWANTKMARTHGRCARGTRLRMPLPFGHWKTTTLVAGLSLSGIVAPMVLDRAINGVWFETYVEQVLAPCLSPGDVVVMDNLGSHKGWRVRDLIESAGARLVFLPPYSPDFNPIEMAFAKIKALLRKAAERTVDDLWDRIGAVLDLVTPDEARAYFRAAGYDPD